Within the Mustela lutreola isolate mMusLut2 chromosome 2, mMusLut2.pri, whole genome shotgun sequence genome, the region cctgacaaaataatcttttaataaataaataagaaaaaaagaaatatctgagggtgcctgggtgctcagttagTTGAGgtttgactcctggtttcagctcaggtcatcatcttggggttgtgggatcaaaacccgtgttgggctctgtgctgggcatgaagcctgcttgggattttctctcaccctatgccctccccccccccatcttaaaaaagaaagaaagaaagatcacttAGAAGTAAAAAGGGAAGTTAGAAGAGTACCgtatggagagagaaaaaaataagaccagAGAGAAAAGGTATGGAATAAGATAAAGAATTCGAGACTGGTGAAGAGAATCATTAGAAGTAATTCAACCACATTTCCCTAGAACTTAACATTTATATAATAATCTGTCTTCCATGGGAAAAAGGGAGTAAAAGAAGAGGTGTCTATTTACATACCTTACAAATGTGCTGCAAGACCCACGGCCTGTGCGGCAGAAGTTCTACAAGTGCCTTGAACTTCTCAGATGAAAGgcactataaaaatataaaaatatcagtaaTTATGTCTATTCAtttgacaagggaaaaaaaaaaaaaaaaaaaaaccacagggtgTAAATAGGCTTGCCCAAAGTTCTGTGAAGTAACTTAGAatccaagagagagaaaaagtgtagAATTTAATTTTTGATTGATATACCACCAAATAATCACATTTGTACAAGTAATAGCTTCCCTCAGTTAATAAAATGCtcacagggcgcctggctggctcagtgggttaagccactgccttcggctcaggtcatgatctcagggtcctgggatagagtcccacatcgggctctctgctcggcgcagagcctgcttccctctctctctctctgcctgcctctctgtctacttgtgatctctgtcaaataaataaataatattaaaataaaataaaataaaatactcacaaTCAACATTATCTTGTGAATATTATAATACTGCCCTtttcaaagcaaaaatcaaaagcaaatgaATCCTATGTAAATTAATTTTCCAACATATAATTTTCAACCACATAGCAAAgttaaaagaatcttaaaatgaaTACATCTAATCCTACCTCCTAGACTACCATGAACATTTGaataatttgttttatcttttttttttttaagattttatttatttatttgacagagatcacaagtaggcagagagacaggcagagatggggaagcaggctccctgccgaagagagcctgattcggggctcgatcccaggaccctgagatcattacctgaaccaaagtcagaggcttaacccactgagccacccaggcacccctgaataacTTGTTTTATCTTATTACACATTCTTCTTAATAAAGCATTACAGAGAAATTACAGGCTGAAAGACAACTGTCAGAAAATCAATGGCTTCAAAAACTTAGGGTAAAGTCATTAggtcaagaaaaataatttttttttttttaaagattttatttatttaattgacagacagagatcacaagtaggcaaagaggcaggcagagagagagagagagagagagggaagcaggcttcctgcggagcagaaagcccgacgcggggttcgatcccaggaccgtgagatcatgacccgagccgaaggcagcagcccaaaccactgtgccacccaggcgccccgaaaaataattttttaatattgtcaGAAATGATCAATATTAGTTTagtgctgggacgcctgggtggctcagttaagcgtctgcctttgggcttaggtcatgttcccagatCACCACATCATGCCCCTTGCTCAGCtgagagaggctgcttctccccttgACTGCTCTGCCTAatactcccccctgcttgtgctctctctgcacAATACTAATacaaattagtattttaaaaatatatatattagtttacTCTCTGAAGTCAGCATGGACTCAGATCTACTCCTACACTTGGAGAGTGATTCTAGTTATTTAATATCAGATCCTATCATTCTTCGGCTAACGAACAtctaatgaggggtgcctgggtggctcagttggttaaatatctgccttcggcttggctcaagtcatgatcccagggtcctgggatcaagccctgcatcaaaccaggctctctgctcagcggggagcctgcttctccctctccctgccactcctcctgcttgtgtactctctctctcaaataaataaaatcttaaaacaaaagaaaagaaaagaaaaaaacaaacaatgattTCTCCTTTCAGAACAAACCCAAAGAACTTCCCATATCCTAAAGGCCCTGCATGATATGGTCCCTACCCACCTCTCTAATTTCATTTTACCTTCCACTTCTCCATTTACTCCACTCCAAACATTTCAGTTATGTTCTCTTTCCCTTCACTTGAATAGTGAGACACTATTATAAATATGCTTAAACATATTTCCTTTATCCTCCctcttcattaaagaaaaaaaaactcaatctGGGATAAACTGGCTGCAATATAACAGAGTTTATCTCATATTTTGactattattaactataaaatgTTAACTAGGATCATCTGGAGGAAGCGCCAATAAATTCAGACCAACACCAACAGAATGAGCAGCCTCAATGCCTATCTGATTTTCTGTCACGACAACCATAATTATGAGTATATAAGGCCTTCACTTAGTATTATAGCACCACAGATGAAAAATGAGTCATTTGAAATAGAAACACTTGAAATAGGAATTTCACAGTAATTACTAACTTTAAACTATCttggaaattttaatttattaatctcATAAATACTTAACAGTGAACATATTCCCAAAGAGCACAGTATAGTAAAACACATTAACACATGTTTAAAATTTAGTTACATTAAGGTGTAGGTGCAGGCCAACTAAGTTCCACTGGCCAAAGATAAAGGATAAACTGAGTGGTATGTGAAGGTAAAATAACTTTTAGGTACCTTTCACAAGTACAAATATATGTGATTAAAATCCAGTGATTACGTACCATTTATCATTATCACTAGTGCAATTAAACCCAAAGTGCTGTCCATACAAGCTCAGCATGCCCAAATTAGTTCTTTTTAGAAGTTGAAGTATCAGTCTTTCTTCTGACAGAGTTAACATAAATCTCTCAGCTCTAGACAACTAAGAAGTCCCAAAGCAGCAACTCCTCCTCCTGTCACTGCCTGAACTGAACTATACTCCATGGACAGGAAACACCTCAAGATCTACCTGTTTTCACTCTCCTAATAAAAATCAGACTATGAGAACACTCCAACAAACTACCACCACACGCACAGGAAACTATTTACTTGATATGTGCAGTTTCTCTCCATCCCACCTCAAATCAACAGGCAAAAGAGCCCTCAGTCACATTGATAACATCTTGACCTGACCTAATTAGTTGGATTTGGAACAGGGGAGTCTGGGCCTCCCGTTGGAAGAAGTTGTTCCCTCAAGAAGACCCAAACACCCATGGGTCCCTGGCTGGTGCAGTCAGTTACACATCAgatccttggtttcagctcggatcatgatctcggggtcctgggatcaggccccaagCTGGCCCCAAGCTCAGGGAGTAGTCTGCtaggcttctctctccctcaacccttccccacactcacactcactctctctcaaatggataaccaaatcttaaaacaaaaaaccaaataccTAAAGCTACAACTAGGCAACCAAGGACCCTacatattcatttatgtatttcaaTCAACTGCTGCAGAACCAACCAGTTTCAGGGAGGAGAATGTTGTGAAGATAAAGAACTGAAATTtgtttagaaaatgaatttttcagactcaacaaatataaaatcagtaatacataaaagaagaaaacactagAAGTTAAGTCCTGAATTTTACCTAACTCTAAGCAAGCTGTTTGAGAGTACAAAGAGAATCCCTTGAAGAGAAAATAGTTCTGACCTGCACCTGACTAGACAAACCATCTTAGGTAATTTACCAAGTCTCTGGgactcaacttcctcatctgcaaatgggGCTGCGCCACATAAGGCTTGAAAATTTCCTTTTGGGTCTAAAATTCTGGATCTATGAAAAAGTTGGTggattcttattcttttctttcctccagtaccaattttttttttctttttttaatttgacagagagaaatcacaagtagacagagaggcagccagagagagagagagagggaagcaggctctctgctgagcagaaagcccgatgcaggactcgatcccaggactctgagatcatgaactgagcccaaggcagcggcttaacccactgagccacccaggcgccccctccagtACCAATTTTTATGAGGACAGAAGCCATAAGTCTAGGACTAGTCTGACTTAAAgcaagttttcttctattttgttatGTCCCCAAGAGCCACCACTGCTCTACAAAAGTAGATGGAACTAGTCTCCAGACAATTTATCAAAAGAGATCTTTAAATAAGTTAtccttcggggcacctgggtggctcagtgggttaagcgtctgccttcagctcaggtcatgatcccagggtcctgggatcgagccccgcatcgggctctctgctcagcagggagcctgcttctccctctccctctcctgctgtgctttccctctctctctctgtcagataaataaataaaatctttaaaaaaaaaaaaaaaaaaaaaataaataaataagttatccTTCACAATGAGAAATTAGTCTTGTACTTCCAGGCCAAACAATGTCACTTGTGCCCAATTTCATACCAGTATCTCCATCAACTTAGCCATATCTAAAGTGATAATCATGAAACGGTATATAAACGTTACACATTCCGGTATCTGACACTAAATGAAAAACTCTCACCACatataacatttttaagaaaaattttcaagtattttttcccttcagatcTGGCAGAGAGCACTATGATCTGACTGCACACCTGCAAGAAACATTTACTTCAAAGACaaacttaaaaacacaaagagaaggaaacaagtcACCAAtattggtaaaaattttaaatcaggaCCACTAAAAAACACAAGTGAAACTAACTCTGAGGCCAAAAACAATGCCTATTTTCCACCATAAACTATTAAACATTGTTTTGACCAAATCGATTTGAGTGCAAACAGTGCTATTTAATAAAGACGGCTTGTAACTGGGTTCAATCGGTAACTACGGACAGCTGTTTAGGTGATTCCTATCAAGGTACTAACTTAATACTAAGCAAAACTGCAAATTAATACTCTATTTCGATGTAGCATAGtttaaatcatgaaaaaaaaaatgttttcaactgGAATATTCCCTTTTCAATACCCCAGAATCCTAACCCGTAAGATCTCAACACTACCTTACTTACACCTCTCCGGgaatacttcatttaaaaagaaaatctacccAAAACATAACTGGACTTCACCCTGTATAAAACGGTGATCCATGTCTCATATTCAATGTAAAAAGCCAAGATGGAGTTGTAAAGAGTTTCTTTCCCATTTCAACTCCCGACAGCCACGCGCGCTTCGCCAGGGCCGGCAGTACGGCGCGGTCTCCCGGCCCGGCTCGAAGCCCCCGCCCTGGCCGGCACAGccttgagagaggaagagccGGGGACCGCGGGCGGGTGGCTAGGGCTCCACCAGGCCTGGCCGGGCGGGGGAAGGGGCGCGGGAGGCCGCGGGGCGCGCTTCCGGGGACTGCGCGGGCGGGGCCACCGCTTTGGGGAGCGGGGCCCGGGCCGGGGCAagggctggggccctggggcagccggCTGAGAGCAGCAGGTGGGGCGCGGCCtcggcggggcggcgggcgggcggccggAAGAGTGCCGGGCGGGCCCGGGGCGCCGCGGCGCCAGGAGAGAACCCTCTCGCTTACCTTAGGCGACGACTCGCAGTCCGGTCTCTCTGCGCCGAGGACGCCTGTCCGCGAGTCGCAAGCTCGGAGACGGGCGGGTGGCTAAGGAGACGGCAGCACACTAACGAGAGAACCGACGGAGgacggcgggcggcgggcggggagcAGGGAGCGCGAGCGAGCGAGGGCGGTCGGCGGCGGGAGGGCGGGGAAGCGACGTGCGCGCCCCCGCGTGCCAGCGGGCTCGAGCCAGGCCCAGTCGCGGCctcgcgcacgcgcgcgcactcACAGCTCAGCCACGATTGCTCAGGAGCGCGTCCACGCCCTAAAAGCAAGGCGCTCAACCAATCACTGCAGCCGCGTGGGGCATCACGGGAACTCCGGGGCTATAAAAGACCTGGTTGCTATTTTATGCTCTCCGACTCACTCATCTTTTAAGCAAGCAGGGTGGGGCTAGTGCGCGTGCGCGGTTTTAGTACTCCTCCCCAAACTGCCAACTCTTCGCGCAAGCGAAGTAGGCGCTCCTTGCCTGCTTTACGCGTGCGCACTAATGGGCCTGGCCCCGGAAGTCCAGACGCCTGCGCAGTGGGGACTACAATGACAGTCCCCGGGTGGGGCATGGGCCAGTCATGGCGGAGCCTTGGTCTGGGGAGTCTTTGCAGGCTCTCCCGACCACTGTGCTGGGCGCGCTAGGCACCCTGGTCAGCGAGTTCCTGCGGGAGTGGGAGGCGCAGGACATGCGCGTGACTCTCTTCAAGCTGCTGCTACTGTGGTTGGTGTTAAGTCTCCTGGGCATCCAGCTGGCGTGGGGGTTCTACGGGAGCACGGTGACAGGGCTGTATCACCGCCCAGGtgaggctccccacccccaccggacCTTACCATTGGGCTCCCCAGAACCCCCTAGACTACCACTGGTCCCCTAAGAACCTTATCACAACTTAACGCTGTACCCTGACCCATTGCCAACATGCCATTCCATGCCAGAAACCGCGGTACACCCATCACATTGTAACTGTTCCCTTGAACCGCCATCAGACAATACTCCTAGTCCCTTTAGGGCCCCCACGAGACTCCACCAGACAACACCACTGGCCTCTAAACTCACCTGGGCTGATACCTGCTCAgatccccaccccctgcctgctgcaGCTCTGGATGTGTTCCTGCCCCCAGGTCTGGGCGGCCAGAACGGATCCACACCTGATGGCTCCACGCATTTCACTTCGTGGTGAGTACATATGTGCCCATGGCAACCCCATGCTTGGCAGGCAGAGGACACACCTGTGCTGGGAACAGGGACAGGGGCAGGAAGTTCTCAGAGCAGGAGTCCACCAGTTTAGTGGCTTTTACAGCAAGCTCCAAGGCCTGCAAGTAGAGCTCAGGCTTTGAGTGACACCAGTTTGTGAACAGCCCATCAGTAGCCTGTTCAGCAACCTGTGAGACTGGTAGTGATCTGAGATGAAGTGGCAAGTCTGTTGGGTTCCACTCTGCTGCAGGCCCCTCAATTAGGAAGATAGGAGCCTCTGTCCTTATTGCATTATCCTTATTGCACTGACTGGCCTCATCAGGGTCAGCCTTGTCATCTGTAAAACATCAAATCACTAATCAGAGCATTCATTCAACTAATCTCTGAGCTTCTACCATATGACAGCAGCCACACTAGGTCCAAAGAAAAGGACAACTCAGGCCTTGTTTACAGGGGGAGCCAGAGATTTAAAAGGGAGGGcagcaaaaaaaattaatagataataaaaaataaacggGAAGGGCAGAAGAGCAGGGCGTGAGGCCAGTCAGAGTTTTCTTCCAAAACAGCTAAGCTGAGGGCAAAGGCTGGGGAGTGGTTAAGTGTACCAGACCAAGAATGGATAGCACAAAAGCCAGGGCAAGAACAAGTGTGTCATACAGTTAGACTAGACAAGGCTGGGACACTGTAGTCAGACGTGAAGGGACCATGAAACCCTATCCTA harbors:
- the TCTA gene encoding T-cell leukemia translocation-altered gene protein isoform X3, encoding MAEPWSGESLQALPTTVLGALGTLVSEFLREWEAQDMRVTLFKLLLLWLVLSLLGIQLAWGFYGSTVTGLYHRPGLGGQNGSTPDGSTHFTSWETTANEPLKTHRE
- the TCTA gene encoding T-cell leukemia translocation-altered gene protein isoform X1, which encodes MAEPWSGESLQALPTTVLGALGTLVSEFLREWEAQDMRVTLFKLLLLWLVLSLLGIQLAWGFYGSTVTGLYHRPDPHPLPAAALDVFLPPGLGGQNGSTPDGSTHFTSWETTANEPLKTHRE
- the TCTA gene encoding T-cell leukemia translocation-altered gene protein isoform X2, which translates into the protein MAEPWSGESLQALPTTVLGALGTLVSEFLREWEAQDMRVTLFKLLLLWLVLSLLGIQLAWGFYGSTVTGLYHRPALDVFLPPGLGGQNGSTPDGSTHFTSWETTANEPLKTHRE